TTGTCCATTGAATAGAAGGAGCTGTTTTGATGTAACTAGGGCCTTAGGATCACACTTTTTTAGGGGTATAAAACTTGAGAACAACTTGTAATAAAGAAGAAGCCATTGTTGTCACTGCACAGGTGTATGTGTATGTCTTGTGTCCATCTCTACAGCGACAGAAAACCATGCTTGGGCAATCCCATAgccacctctgctgcactgactggctgggtttgtgaggggagagcagtggctgttgtcagccgggacttcagcaaggctttgtCCCGGCCTCCCGTATCACGCTcatggggcagctcagggacagtgGCGTAGAGAAGCGGGCAGTGGAGCTCCAAACTCAGATAGCTGCGAGCTCagggggccgtgctggggccaGTCTTGTTTGCCTTATTCCCCAGTGACCTGGCAGAAGAGACGGAGCGCTCCCTCAGCACGTTTGCTGATGGGACAGAAgcgggagcaggggctggtgaaccacacggctgtgctgctgcctttcagtgagacctggacaggcttgagagCTGAGTAGAGAGGGACCTAGTGAAGTTGCACAGGGGAAAGCCTCTAGAAGATCTTGAAGCTTTCTATCTACCAGGCAACAGAAGTTTTTTAGTACAGAGGAGTGTATCATGTCATCTTGTGATGTCCAGTCAGGGAAACCACTGCATCTCTTTATGTTACAGGAGCAGTTTCTTGTACGTATGTAAAGAAAGtctttgagaaaaacactgaattcAGAAACTCCCTCTATATTACGTTGGATTTTCATGATTTTCTGGAATGCTAGGCAAAGCGTAAGGATTCCAAAAGGAAAGCGAAAGCAAATGAAGAAATCTACTTTTagaggtcagaagcatttcctCTTTGTTCCTTGAAGAAGTTGCCAATGTTACTTTTGAAATCCTTTCAAAGAGCTaataggaaaaagcattggcccAAAGTGTTagcctgtgtttctgaagaggaaTATGCTTTTGTTGTCAATTCAATATTTGTCGCAGgatttgtttttggttttgtttgtttgtttggttggttggttttttttttaattttaattttaattttaattttaattttaatttttatttttatttttatttttatttttatttttatttttatttttaatttctgtgtgtgctTTTAATGTGATTCTTTGCAGGACTTTGAATAATTTGATCATATACCCAATGTTGGGAACATGCTTAGAAAGAAACTTGAAAGTAACCAAAAGGAgtcaatttaattaaaaaaagtaagCCTGTTTATTACCAAAGGAACAACTGGAAGCAAAGCCTCTGGCTAGTCTGGAGACTGTTTCAACAACTTAGTACTTGTAACCTAGGGGTGTTTCCAGGGAAACCCGCTCCGAGGAAAGACCCGGGAGTTAGGCACCCCAGGCCTTTTAAAGTCTCTCTCTCGCCTCCTGCTTGGGGCGCTCAGGATCCGTGCTGTGATAGGTCTATTTCTCCCTTGCCCATTGCCTTATCAGTTGCTGCAGTCTTGGCCAATCATTGTGGAATTCTCTCCTCCCATTGCTTGGTCTCTCCACCAATCTTGATTTAAGTTGTGGTTGTGTTCTATGATGCAATACTCCTGAAAGTTTCTCTGCCCCTCCACAAAGATTGGCACCCCATCTCCTCCCCGGTTCCACTCCCCCTCTGTACATCAACAACAGTGCTGGGTTTTAATACAACTAATCACAATTTGTTACTTGAATTAACAACATTTAACGTGTATTAACAACATTTACCTTTGTATCAACATTCAACCATTTTTAACTAGGTTCctcaaaggttaattttttggttgtttgtttgtttgtttgtccaTAACACCCAAGACAACATTTTACTGTGCCCTGCTGTCTAGTGCTGAACAGGGTTGAGGCAGAGCAGGTAGCTCTGTGTCTGCGTGAAATtttcaggagcagcaccaggagcagcagcagagcagtgcccgATGGTTGCCTTGGGGCCTGGCATTTgaccctgcacttgctgcaggagtccctgcctggctcccGCCTGACCAAACCTTCGCACCCATCTCAGAACCTGGGTTCCCAAGGGGGCCGCCTCAAGTGGTTGCCAGGGACCCGAGGCCATTGCCGTCCAATTTTGGCTGCACGATGCTGATGTCAGCCTGGCCATTGTGACCCGTGCGACCAAGGCCTCAAAAGGcaaggctgggctcaggccgtgtgtcagtgcgacctgacaacgggaggagaaggcagggcaggatcgctgctgcccagggaccagaggcaccccacacctcgggatctgggcctgtgctgcaggctcacctgcctctcccttcccagaatcagcagagGAACAACCAGAGCAGACTGCGGTCTTCCTCCAGGCGACGACGGGAgcagaaggcggacaggagcagggctcacgcagggctgagcagggagcagtgccctcgtggctctgggcctgttcggcaaactccccacactcctctttctcccacagagagagaggaccagcacctggaggagactgtggcctttctggacagggacacagcactgAGAGCCGCCATGTcttacagcaagcaggagggccctggagccagggagccaggtgagggcaatgCCAACCTCCCACAGTCTGGCCCAGGAACGCTTGTGGCAGGCGGCGCagggcccagagcagaggcagggggcaggcaggagccgctcagccatgccgtggctgggagcctccttcctccccaggtggggcccagctgggccagggggcagctcttgggacacccgtgcccgcaatggcccctgctctccaaggcctccagccctgcccatcagccaggcaggaaggcaggcaggcagggagagagcagcccctggggccgatgctgctgcagccaaagcgccccgcagaggtgctcgtgcccgctgccattggctttgtcccctgcagcctgcatgctgtgtcgccgtgcagaggctgacccGGACATGTGCGGTGACAAACTGGAGAAGTATGGGCTCTGTGCCCACGTGTTCTGTCtggtgagtggctctgggtgctccctccACCATTGCAATGGgcaattcctgcctctctctcctcatctgctcatcccctttgctgcagttctttgccaCTCTACTTTCTCGTCAGAAGAACGAGCGTGTTGGACTCATGGGATTTCTTCCTAGAGATATCCAAATTGCAGTCTGGCGGGCGGCACAAAAGGTGAGAGCCTGACAAGAGCAGGGAGATTTGTGCCAGGCGAGGtttgccagagctgagcccagacaCTTGGAATGAAAGGCCTGCCCTTCCGGCCACCTGTGGGACAAAgtctggctcccagcagctgcacagaggcTCTGGCAGCGGAGTCTCCTCCACCAGTCGGCTCTGTGGGCTGAGACCCAGCAGTGGCCACATGCTAGGCCCTGCCCGGAGCCgtggggctgccaggggaggccccgaggctgctgctgatggggCTGCTTGGCTCTTTCCAGCGCTGCTGCGTCTGTGGCCAGAGCGGGGCAACCATCATGTGTTGCCAGGAGGACTGTGGCAGATggttccacctgccctgtgccaaggaGGGTGGCTGCGTCACACAGTATATTCCAGAGTACAGgttcccctcctccccactcCTGGTCGCCCCTGGGAGAAGATCCAACATTTCTCACTTTGcccacccattttccctcagCACCTACTGCCCTGAGCACCGTCCAGAGCAGGACGTGGAGGCAACTGCAGAGCCGGGCACCGATTGCCCCATCTGCATGGAGCCTGTGGAGGATAGAAAGACcttcagaaccctggtgtgcccAGCGTGCAAAAGGGCCTGGTTCCACAGGGActgcatccaggtaggagccatccccctcagccccggggcacagcaggtgctcagcagcaccagggccttgctcaccctgcttctgtttgccctgcagggacaggccatgcgCGCTGGTCTTTTATGCCTCCACTgccccctgtgcagggacatTAGAGAATTTCTTGCACAAATGTTCATCATGGGGATCCGAATTCCCTTCAGGTTGgtgtccttctgcctggctcagaggacaggaggtgcaagtgctgtgtttttccaggccctgccccagcagtcctggccctgccctgtcccgtgAGTCTGGGCTTCAGCTTCACGCGGGACTTGGAAAAGCgctggagaaagagcggggacaaCCTGTACCTCCATGAGGGCAGGACATCAGAAACtcatcagcttttcctttctccatcagAGAGCCAACGTGGGAGGACAACGATGCCTTCGCGGATCTAGAAGAGAGGCACAGCAGGTGCAATGCCAGGGATTGCCTTTACccgggaggcagggaggaggcagaggaagaggggtaagttggggagctgcacctgaggctctgcagggtACATGTGTCACTTCAAGGGCTCAAAggggaaagaaacagaagaacttgtctggacaatcctgtgctgtggacaCGTTGTCCATGAGCCCGTTTGCCTCCCCAGGCCCTGggaactgctgctgtgctcctcctgcgCTGCCGAGGGCAcccacaggctctgctctggcctgagaaaccgcatacagagctgggagtgtgacagctgtgctggtctcGGAACGGGTATGAGGCAAAGCAGCcggtgcccctgggctggggacagtgcccaggctgggcttggcagagcccctctgctcctgaagggctgggggttctgctctggcctggcttgcCTCGGGCCTGGGTGGTCTTTGACATTCCTGCTTGGCCTTACAGCTTTCAGGGATGAGTCAGAGCTCAGGGGCCCCAGCAGGAGAAGACGgtcaggactggagcctgcTCATGGCTCCTCAGAATCTGaggccatcagccccagctcccgcaCCCCGGTGCCATCGGGGCTGGATCCCCGGTCTTCATCTGCAGAGACCAGCGGCCGCAGAAGCCACCGAcacacagcatggcagcagtCTCTGCCGTCTTCCTCACTGGAcaccagcagcctcagcacatcAAGTTCAACGTACAGCAGCTCCCCTGACTCTGAGGACAGGGTCCATTCCAGACGTGCAGGGCCCGGCCGAGGCCGAACCCGCTCTCGCCAGCAAGGTCGGGCCCCAGATGGACCCGTCCGATcgaggagtcgccgtgacagaAGCAACAGGACAATGACAAagactgagaggcccaggcgaagGGAGACACCTTCACGGGCATCCCCCAGACACAGCCGCACCCgccagcaaggtcaggccctAAGTCCACCTGTCTGctccaggagtcgccgtgacaggagcagcaggacaaccACAAggactgagaggcccaggcgaagGCAGACATCGTCACAGGCATCCCCCAGACGCAGCCGCACCCgccagcaaggtcaggccctAAGTCCACCTGCCCGGCCCAGGAGTCGCCgggacaggagccacaggaCAACATCAagcgctgagaggcccaggcaaaGGGAGACTTCGTCAGGGACATCCCCCAGATGCAGCCGCTCCcaccagcaaggtcaggcccaGAGTCCACCTGGCCGctccaggagtcgccgtgacaggagcagcaggacaagaccaaggactgagaggcccaggcaaaGGGAGACTTCCTCAGGGACATCCCCCAGATGCAGCCGCTCCCACCTGCAGCGCCGGGCCTCGAATCAACCTGTCCGGTCCAGGAGTcgccaggacaggagcaggaggacagcagcaagggctgagaggcccaggcacaGGGGGACACCGTCAGGGATGTCCCACAGgagcagccgctcccgccagcGGCGTCGGGCCTCAACTGGGGCCTCCAACAGCAGCACGTAGTGTcatcttttctttctagtcATCCGCTCGCTGCCGGAAGTGAAGGTGAGATCGGTCAGTACAGGGTCCTTGAGATTTGCAGGTCTGTGAGAAAACCATAGTAGCTCTTGGCTTTTCGACTGGCAGGAAAGTAGTCTTATGCTAAATACCTTGATTTCTGTCTTACCatgtattaagtgaaaagtcaCTTAAATGATGTGGCTAATTAAAAAGGACTCTTGTTCTTGCCTTTAGACTCCAACCTCAGGTGTTTCCCCACTGCTTACTCTTGAAAGTGAGCCACTCCTTGATGGGCTTGTGCAAGAGGCCAactgaagcccccacatttgtCTACCGATTGCCACGGGGAgaagccccttcccccactgcagttccggcttgcagagagcagcagtgcaggtgcagctgctgtacCTTTACGTTAGCTGTTCTGAACAAGGCCTGGCGAAgacttggcaaggacttggcaaggacctggcatggacccagcacgGGACAGCCTGACGCGCGACCTGCTACAAATCTCCGTTCTTACgccaaatgaacttttggggtgactcccgtggtccttcattgaagacccctcatctgcctcattaccaccgtgacagacaaagattgaggaccctcctcccaaggactgagactgagacccctactacaggcAGGGGGCAAAACGGTGGCCTGACCACTAacgacatgacctgtttcccttcagtaattccaatggacttattctccATTGTGTTCGCCTCGCTTTGGTGGTTTCGGTGGACTCGcctgttcccccgcagcaatcaCAAGGgcctctcattgtcctgcatgctcccccctctttcctctgtggcctataactggacccctgagttgaccagaactttgaagacttccccgacacgacaaggtggatccccatcgtccggaccactgaggatctcgcctgtgcttgtagctattcccatccccctcttctccctctctctctctctctctctattcttTGACCTTCTTTcagatccccactatcgcatttactgttttggcccttaataaaggtgcatttgttgtgattaactgatagtcccttgttgtttgcctttttgcacttttgggattggtgaaaagagCCATCACGACACCCTGcaacaagcggatcgtgacagcTTGGGTATGGTTAGGGAAACATTCAGAGCAAGGTGGCTCTTAGGGAAGCTGTCTTGGAAAAGGACGTGTGCTGTGTTGCTATCCTTGAACAATCTCATTTCAGTAAagccaaaaggaagaagagagaagagagtgacACACAACCTCAAGCGCCTGAAGAAATCGATTACTCTGTTGCTGCTGATTTAAAAGACTTGCTTGGAccttgaaagaacaaaccagaaaagactGTGGAAATACCCTGGGACAAAGAGGATGCGCAGGACTCTGCCCCAGATGACCATTTGGGACCTTTGCCTGAGAACGACGCAGCTCAGGAGTCGAGTGCTTTCAAGTTTCCCTTCTTTGGAGACACAGAGGGGTTGGGCATCAAAGAAGGTAACAGCAGAACCCTTCTAAGAGTGCCATTTCTAAGGAAGAGCTTCTGGCAGGCACTGTAGAGCAATAGGGTGTAAAGAAGGTCAGGATGCAGGggattttcagcagcagaagtcaGTAAGTAGGCAGAAGCATTTTGATCTTCATTTCTGCTTGCCAAGGCTGTGGTGGATTAATGAGAGGTAGCTCGTGCTTGCATCTCAGGCGTTCTGAAAGGCATGCTTTGAGAAGGCATTGGGGTTTTTGCTGAGTGGTGAGAAAGCTTGTTGTCATGCCCTGAATTTCTCAAGCAGGGAGAAAGGGGATACACCAGTCATATCAAGTTTCATAGAACCCAACACGATTTTCAAGGAAATGTGTGTTAATGTAGAGGGAGGAGCAAAATCCGGGAGTTGACCCCAAGATCCATGAACATTCTCTTTGTTACTGAATTCTATTCTTGGACctttaggaaaaggaaagtgaatGCCACGTGATCATTGGGGTGTTCTAACCGTAGATAAAATGAGGCCTtatgaaaagaagatgaaacaaCATTAAATGGAGTCACAGTCctgaaggagagaagagaaacCGTGTGAAGTTatccaaaatattaaaaaaaccccaatgccaCAAGACAAAGCAACGAGCCTCCCACACTTGTGCTGAATTCAGAAGGTATTCAGTGTCTTCTGAACGCAATGATAAATGTTTAAGAATACAGAAGCGATCCCTAGAACAAACCGGAAAATCCTGGAGCAGAGATGTAGCTCAGGAAATCAGGCAGGAGCAGATTCTGTCCTTCCTAAATCTCTCTTCTCCACTGTAAGTATTTGTCTTGAAAGGAGGAATTTTTCCTGACAAGTGGAGGAATAATCTgattttggctttgtttctatttttggtGCAGTTATTGCAGAGTCTTGCGGACTTGGAACCATCAAGCCGGCAAAAGTCGCATGGCAAGAGGATTCACGTTTCCAAGACAGCAGTTCTGAGGGTGATGGTGAGCCTGAGACGTGAGAAATTGAAAAGGACCAAGAAATGCAAGTTCCCTTTCTATTTGTTGTCTACTTGGCTGTAGTAGTTGGATGCTGTGGGAATATTAAGAGCAGCACTCGGGAAATGGGAAGCTGACATTGCACACCTCTGAGCAATGAAAGTCATCTTGGAAAACCATTTGGGCTGCCCAGAGTCAAAATTGCCAGCAGCCCATTTGATGTGAAGTTGAATATGAGAAGAGAGACATTGAGCACAAGAAATTAACTTGGTCCTTTTGGCTTGACCAACTCCAAACTGAGTTTGGCCAAAAGCCAAAGACACAGTCAGGTTTCTTTCAAGaagtggtttggggtttttttatagaAGGCTCTCTTTGGTTACTAGGGAATAAAGCTTTTCAACGGACACCATTTCTCTGAAGCGCTACAGTTTTAACTTGTGTTCATGGAATTTGATAGTACAATTTAGGATGCTAAAATCCCTTTGTCCTTGTCTAGGTTTCTTTCTTTACCACGCACAGAAAGGGCTagagttttcttcttctccaaagATGATGAACGCCTGAGAGGTACGACGGAAGTTCTTCACccccttctgtatttttttttaactgttcctGGAATTCcgtgaggaggaaaaaatgctgcCTGCTTATGAATGTTTTCTAGTCAAAATTTGGCATCCTTACTTGCGGTCAAAGTTGTGGTAGAATCCCCTGAGAAAGTCCTGGTAAAATAAAGGCCAAGCAGATTtctggctttcttttctttcagataatTGCCTAATAGGAATCTGGACTTTTAGAGCTTACCAAAACATTAGCCACTTGACAGTTTACCTAGATAGTTTGGATCCTTTCAGGTATTTATATCATCTTTcactttttcctgcctttctggtGTTACCATTAGGAATGTTGAGTGTTCTTGTCAGCCACATATGTCCCTGTGCTTCTTGGTCCTGATGAATCTGGGGTTTTCTCTTCTGAATCCAGTCAATTTTGTatttagaaacaaagaaaacaacaaccaaagGAAACCTACAGAGTCCCCCAAAGTTGCAAAGGCCAGCAAAACAATTGCTTGTTACATGTTTTGTAGAACAGAGTCGTAAGACAGGCTGAAATGATGTGCCTTTCTCGAGACTGATTTGATAACGCTGCTGAAATGTATTGCTGTGTTCATCCAGTTAGTGCCCAGCAATCTTCCAGCCCGTCTGATTTACAGGGTGTGTTACGATGGAGAGCTCAGTCCTTCGCAGGCCTCAGTTCTGGGGGAAGAGGTGCGATCTTGGTGCTGAGCTTCTAATGAAACAGCTGCTATTTCACTGCAATTTAGATTGCAGCATGCTGaggaaaactgctgctgcctttcatgGTTCTTTGTACACCAGGCTGCAGTAGGGAACACTTCTGTTGGAGCCAACGTCTGGTGGGGGGGCAAGAGAACAGGAAGGATGTGAAGAATTGACTTCTGGAGAACACGATTGCTGTGTTGTCCATGACTGttagaagcagcagcacaatcAGAAGTGTTTAAGCCTATTAATTGGTTCTTTCTTTTGTGCAGAGGGCCCAAAGTTATTTTGCAGAtctgcagagctcagtgaagaaaaagaggTCTGGGAAGACAGACGTAGATTATCGCTTGAGGTGAGTATGTAAGATCCGTTCCCCGGGGAACTCTAGGTGAAAGCTGAGCATGGGGAGGGAATGCAGGTATGAAGGGGCATGCAGAATTAACTCAGGCCCTCGAGAAGAGCCTGCAACTTTGTAACTCCCCGGGAACAAAAGTGTTTTAGTGTGCCGGTGTGTATAACATCCTGTGGTGTTCTCCAGTCAGGTAAACCACGGCATTTTTGTCTGTTACAGGAACAGCTACTTAACTATatgtaaagaatgtatttaagagAAAGAGTGAATTTAGAGACTTCTCCTACTAGTGGATTCAGAACCTTCTCCCAAGAATTtgttagattttcattattttccggAACGCCGAAGGAAGCATAAGGATACCAGATAGAAAGTCCAAGGAAACCAATAAACCTTTTACTGATTAGAAGCGCACCACTTCTGTTCCTTGAAGAAGTTGCCAAACAACGTCActttcaaaatcccttcaacgatctaacaggaaaaaatattggcaaaccCTGTTAGGCAgtgtttcccagctggagctgatggtcttgggtgctggggagccacgggaaggctccagtcctgactgtccggccaggctggggccatTGAGCTCCGGCTGATCCCTGGCGGCTGTAAGGGCAAGCAGGAATGTcaaaggccccccagacccgggccaggccggaccagagcagtgccgccagccctccaggagcggacaggctctgccaagcccgacctgggctctgcccccagcccagggacacgcggctgctttgcccgagagccgtgcccagagcagcagagctgtcacaccccagctggttcaggttggtgtgaggccctggcagtgcccgtgggtgccctgggcagcacaggagctgttgccagggcctggggaagcacaggtctgggtcagcctctgcacggcgacacagcatgcaggctgcaggggacagagagaATGGCAGTGGGCacgagcacctctgcggggcgctttggctgcagcagcatcggccccaggggctgctctctccctgcctgcctgccttcctgcctggctgatgggcagggctggaggccttggagagcaggggccattgcgggcatgggtgtcccaagagctgccccctggcccagctgggccccacttggggaggaaggaggctcccagccacggcatggctgagcggctcctgcctccccctgcctctgctctgggccctGCGCCGCCTGCCACAAGCGttgctgggccaggctgtgggaggttggcattgccctcacctggctccctggctccagggccctcctgcttgctgtaagACATGGCAGCTCTCAGCGctgagtccctgtccagaaaggccacagtctcctccaggtgctggtcctctctctctgtgggagaaagaggagtgtggggagtttgccgaacaggcccagagccacgagggcactgctccctgctcagccctgcgtgagccctgctcctgtccgccttctgcTCCCGTCGTCGCCTGGAGGAAGACCGCAGTCTGCTCTGGTTGTTCctctgctgattctgggaagggagaggcaggtgagcctgcagcacaggcccagatcccgaggtgtggggtgcctctggtccctgggcagcagcgaccctgccctgccttctcctcccgttgtcaggtcgcactgac
This sequence is a window from Anomalospiza imberbis isolate Cuckoo-Finch-1a 21T00152 chromosome 1, ASM3175350v1, whole genome shotgun sequence. Protein-coding genes within it:
- the LOC137470706 gene encoding uncharacterized protein → MLRKKLEKREDQHLEETVAFLDRDTALRAAMSYSKQEGPGAREPACMLCRRAEADPDMCGDKLEKYGLCAHVFCLEDCGRWFHLPCAKEGGCVTQYIPEYRFPSSPLLVAPGRRSNISHFAHPFSLSTYCPEHRPEQDVEATAEPGTDCPICMEPVEDRKTFRTLVCPACKRAWFHRDCIQVGAIPLSPGAQQVLSSTRALLTLLLFALQGQAMRAGLLCLHCPLCRDIREFLAQMFIMGIRIPFREPTWEDNDAFADLEERHSRCNARDCLYPGGREEAEEEGPWELLLCSSCAAEGTHRLCSGLRNRIQSWECDSCAGLGTGMRQSSRCPWAGDSAQAGLGRAPLLLKGWGFCSGLACLGPGWSLTFLLGLTAFRDESELRGPSRRRRSGLEPAHGSSESEAISPSSRTPVPSGLDPRSSSAETSGRRSHRHTAWQQSLPSSSLDTSSLSTSSSTYSSSPDSEDRVHSRRAGPGRGRTRSRQQGRAPDGPVRSRSRRDRSNRTMTKTERPRRRETPSRASPRHSRTRQQVIRSLPEVKTPTSGVSPLLTLESEPLLDGLVQEAN